A genomic region of Magnolia sinica isolate HGM2019 chromosome 6, MsV1, whole genome shotgun sequence contains the following coding sequences:
- the LOC131248256 gene encoding formyltetrahydrofolate deformylase 2, mitochondrial has product MLRNTRISTLFPQIAAGFSRPFFHSRRFTSTLGIHVFHCPDEVGIVAKLSACIASHGGNIQGVDVFVPENKQVFYSRSEFVFDSTQWPRAMMDDDFVKLSKLFNAERSIVRVPDLDPKYKIAVLASKQDHCLVDLLHGWQEGRLPVDITRVISNHERAPNTHVIRFLERHGIPYHYLPTTSGNKREDEILDLVGNTDFLVLARYMQILSGKFLKSYGKDVINIHHGLLPSFKGGSPSKQAYDAGVKLIGATSHFVTEELDSGAIIEQMVERVSHRDNLRSFVQKSEDLEKQCLAKALKSYCELRVLPYEEAKTVVF; this is encoded by the exons ATGCTCCGCAATACAAGAATCTCCACGCTCTTCCCGCAAATTGCAGCAGGATTCTCAAGGCCCTTCTTCCATTCAAGGAGATTCACCTCCACTCTCGGCATCCACGTTTTCCATTGCCCG gatgaGGTGGGGATCGTTGCAAAGCTGTCGGCGTGCATTGCTTCTCATGGAGGGAATATACAGGGCGTTGATGTCTTTGTTCCTGAAAACAAGCAGGTCTTCTACTCCAGAAG TGAATTTGTCTTTGACTCTACACAGTGGCCGCGGGCAATGATGGACGATGACTTCGTGAAACTCTCAAAGCTGTTCAATGCAGAAAGATCCATCGTACGAGTGCCTGATCTGGACCCAAAATATAAGATTGCAGTTCTTGCTTCAAAGCAG GACCACTGTTTGGTGGACTTACTGCATGGATGGCAGGAGGGGAGACTTCCTGTGGACATTACTCGCGTAATAAG TAACCACGAGAGGGCACCAAATACTCATGTGATTCGGTTTCTTGAGAGGCATGGAATCCCATACCATTACTTGCCTACAACTTCTGGGAACAAAAGAGAAGATGAGATCTTGGATTTGGTTGGAAATACTGATTTTCTGGTGCTAGCTAGATATATGCAG ATATTGTCTGGAAAATTTCTGAAGAGCTATGGGAAGGATGTAATTAACATTCATCATGGCCTTCTACCATCATTTAAGGGTGGCAGTCCTTCTAAACAG GCTTATGACGCTGGAGTGAAATTGATTGGTGCAACAAGTCATTTCGTAACTGAAGAACTTGATTCGGGTGCTATTATTGAACAGATG GTTGAGCGAGTATCCCACCGAGACAACCTAAGAAGCTTTGTGCAGAAATCAGAGGACCTCGAGAAGCAATGCTTGGCAAAGGCTTTAAAATCTTATTGTGAGCTTCGGGTGCTGCCTTATGAAGAAGCGAAGACTGTTGTATTTTGA